In Limisalsivibrio acetivorans, one genomic interval encodes:
- a CDS encoding heavy metal translocating P-type ATPase: MSDNTKNTNEIRLDVTGMTCAACSARIEKKLSKKDGVSEVAVNLSTGKARVVYDENALNVDDITSYISDIGYGAREESGEIEVGDRLLKPVLLISILLTLPLSLGMFAHVVGFEAYPDFIMSPPVQFALAGIVQVLGGWRFYIGAYKNLRHGSANMDVLVAMGTTTAFVYSVFNVFTGGPLYFETSAMLITLVLLGKYLESAAKDRTASALHSLMELGAKKARVEREGGEVEIDAAEVKEGDVIVVRPGEKIPVDGQIIDGSSYIDESMVTGESVPVFKQEGSAVTGATVNGNGRLRFRATAVGENTMLSRIVKMVEEAQESKAPVQRMADAVSAWFVPAVVIFAALAFLVWYFGLTGGDFTKSIIIFTSVIVIACPCALGLATPTSVMTATGRAARMGVLFKGGEHLEKLGRADTLVLDKTGTITEGKPSVTDIYMAGDFSRDELLSLTAAAESGSEHPLAGAVIRYYGDDYPEATDIQAVPGKGVTATVKGRSVAAGNISMMDGVEFGSLVRMGEELGSAGKTVIYVSVDGQAAGLLGVADKLKEGAPEMVAMAKGLGMDVWMLTGDSERAAKAIASKAGIYNVIAGVLPEGKRDHIAKLTEEGSKTAMVGDGINDAPSLAAAYVGVAMGTGTDVAMETAGVTLLKGTPREIAASLAISRAALSNIKQSLFWALIYNTVGIPLAAAGFLSPIVAGAAMSMSSVSVVLNALRLKRWSFELKTEGGQ; this comes from the coding sequence ATGAGTGATAATACAAAAAACACCAATGAAATACGACTCGATGTGACGGGGATGACATGCGCTGCATGCTCAGCCCGAATCGAGAAGAAGCTTTCTAAAAAAGATGGAGTTTCAGAGGTTGCTGTCAACCTCTCCACTGGTAAAGCCCGTGTTGTGTACGATGAAAATGCCCTGAACGTAGATGATATCACCTCATACATAAGCGACATCGGTTACGGTGCAAGGGAGGAGTCCGGCGAGATCGAGGTTGGTGACAGGCTCCTCAAGCCCGTTCTTCTTATATCCATCCTGCTCACTCTACCCCTTTCATTGGGTATGTTCGCCCATGTGGTCGGTTTCGAGGCATACCCCGATTTTATAATGAGTCCACCCGTGCAGTTTGCCCTTGCAGGAATTGTGCAGGTGCTAGGAGGATGGCGCTTTTACATAGGCGCATACAAGAATCTCAGGCACGGCTCGGCGAATATGGATGTGCTTGTTGCCATGGGAACCACCACTGCCTTTGTATACAGTGTTTTCAATGTATTTACAGGCGGGCCCCTCTATTTCGAAACCTCGGCGATGCTCATAACCCTTGTTCTTCTTGGTAAATACCTTGAATCCGCCGCAAAGGACAGAACCGCCTCTGCCCTTCATAGCCTCATGGAGCTTGGCGCAAAAAAGGCCAGGGTGGAACGTGAGGGGGGCGAGGTTGAGATCGATGCCGCAGAGGTTAAAGAGGGTGATGTCATAGTTGTCCGCCCCGGCGAGAAGATACCTGTGGACGGTCAGATTATAGATGGAAGCAGCTATATAGATGAATCGATGGTAACCGGAGAGAGCGTGCCTGTATTCAAGCAGGAGGGCTCTGCGGTTACGGGAGCTACGGTTAACGGAAACGGCAGGCTCCGCTTTAGGGCAACGGCTGTGGGTGAGAACACCATGCTCTCCCGTATCGTCAAGATGGTGGAGGAAGCGCAGGAGAGCAAAGCGCCAGTCCAGAGGATGGCGGATGCGGTCTCCGCATGGTTCGTTCCAGCAGTTGTTATATTTGCTGCTCTGGCCTTTCTGGTGTGGTATTTCGGGCTCACCGGTGGAGACTTCACCAAGTCTATCATAATATTCACCAGCGTTATCGTCATAGCTTGCCCCTGCGCCCTCGGTCTTGCTACACCCACATCTGTTATGACAGCAACGGGGAGAGCCGCCAGAATGGGCGTGCTCTTCAAGGGGGGTGAGCATCTGGAGAAGCTGGGCAGGGCCGATACCCTTGTGCTTGATAAAACGGGTACTATCACCGAAGGGAAACCCTCGGTTACGGATATATATATGGCGGGGGATTTCAGCCGTGACGAACTGCTGTCCCTCACAGCGGCGGCGGAGTCCGGTTCGGAGCATCCTCTGGCCGGTGCTGTGATACGCTATTACGGCGATGATTACCCCGAAGCAACGGATATCCAGGCGGTTCCCGGCAAGGGTGTTACAGCCACCGTTAAGGGTCGCTCCGTTGCCGCCGGGAACATCTCAATGATGGATGGTGTGGAGTTCGGTTCCCTCGTAAGGATGGGGGAAGAGCTCGGCTCGGCGGGGAAGACGGTTATCTATGTATCGGTGGACGGTCAGGCGGCCGGTCTTCTTGGTGTGGCAGACAAGCTTAAGGAGGGAGCTCCCGAGATGGTTGCCATGGCGAAGGGGTTGGGTATGGATGTATGGATGCTCACAGGCGACTCCGAGCGTGCCGCAAAGGCGATTGCTTCAAAGGCGGGTATATATAACGTTATCGCCGGAGTGCTCCCCGAGGGTAAGCGTGATCATATCGCAAAACTCACCGAAGAGGGGAGCAAAACCGCTATGGTGGGTGACGGTATCAACGATGCACCATCTCTGGCGGCGGCCTATGTGGGCGTTGCCATGGGTACTGGCACAGATGTGGCGATGGAAACCGCCGGCGTTACCCTCCTGAAAGGTACGCCGCGTGAGATAGCCGCCTCCCTAGCCATAAGCAGGGCAGCTCTCAGTAATATCAAGCAGAGCCTTTTTTGGGCTCTTATATATAACACCGTGGGCATACCCCTTGCGGCGGCAGGGTTTTTAAGCCCCATAGTCGCAGGTGCGGCGATGTCCATGAGCTCCGTTTCCGTTGTGCTTAACGCACTCCGGCTTAAGCGGTGGAGCTTTGAACTAAAAACAGAAGGAGGACAATAA
- a CDS encoding response regulator transcription factor, whose amino-acid sequence MALNVSEAMKSAFKQLSVLFVEDDKNARESMSVILGQIFGRVELAADGCEGLEIYKNRESDIILTDLWMPLKSGIDMIREIRDLNLDSVVVVMSAYDIPNYDKQVEGLNIECFLKKPFCLEDLEDCLVHVATKAAKTKGLV is encoded by the coding sequence GTGGCTCTCAACGTCTCCGAGGCGATGAAATCCGCCTTCAAACAGCTTTCTGTGCTCTTTGTGGAGGATGACAAGAACGCCCGTGAATCCATGTCTGTCATACTCGGCCAGATCTTCGGCAGGGTGGAGCTGGCGGCGGATGGTTGCGAAGGTCTTGAAATATACAAGAACAGAGAATCCGATATAATATTGACAGATCTCTGGATGCCCCTGAAAAGCGGTATAGATATGATACGTGAGATACGTGATCTTAACCTCGACAGCGTTGTGGTTGTTATGTCTGCCTATGATATACCTAACTACGATAAGCAGGTGGAGGGTCTCAATATCGAATGTTTCCTCAAAAAGCCCTTCTGTCTTGAAGACCTTGAGGACTGCCTTGTTCATGTTGCCACCAAAGCGGCCAAGACAAAGGGGCTCGTCTGA
- a CDS encoding YhjD/YihY/BrkB family envelope integrity protein — translation MRILETFSQKLYIAFNRYYENELTNHAGAVAYYFLLSIIPIILVMLTIFDTVLKSYPGFSRVFFEFLTSISAFLNEDFLHEMGIGSKIKGAFSVFGVLNLLWMSRLILNSFQRAFDVIFPSSKSRNFFMTNIISIFIIPGLFIVITAFVLLRFAAIHIENFFMSIGFSAGLSGFLRLVGLLIPASAAFAFAFFTYRFLPVKKPSNNAALQGAGLFIVLVMVLKLFYTLFTQTADLSMIYGFIGTVILLLLWVYFACQLFFICAEFTYVSDSLDLLVINKILDIDMSGGRKRLESFLFGRLGAVYERYADYHREGEVLFHQGDESKTIYYVYTGSVEIRRAGTPDSISSVRKGEIFGEMAYLIDCPRTATAVAAENSVIFSLDPDLFDELLRINHALSYRIINILSKRLKATDEKVF, via the coding sequence GTGCGCATACTCGAAACCTTCAGCCAAAAGCTATATATCGCCTTCAACCGATACTACGAAAACGAACTGACAAACCACGCCGGCGCTGTTGCCTACTACTTTCTTCTGTCAATAATCCCCATTATACTGGTGATGCTGACAATATTTGATACGGTGCTTAAGAGCTACCCCGGATTCAGCAGGGTATTCTTTGAGTTTTTAACCTCCATAAGTGCTTTCCTTAACGAGGATTTTTTGCATGAGATGGGTATCGGTTCGAAGATTAAGGGAGCCTTCAGCGTATTTGGTGTTTTGAACCTGCTTTGGATGTCCAGGCTTATCCTGAACTCCTTCCAGCGGGCGTTCGATGTAATCTTCCCCAGCAGCAAGAGCCGGAACTTCTTTATGACGAACATTATCTCTATCTTCATAATACCGGGGCTCTTCATCGTAATAACAGCATTCGTACTGCTGCGCTTTGCGGCGATACACATAGAGAACTTTTTCATGTCCATAGGTTTTTCCGCTGGTCTTTCCGGCTTCCTGCGCCTTGTGGGCCTTCTTATTCCAGCCTCCGCTGCCTTCGCCTTCGCCTTTTTCACCTACAGGTTCCTACCCGTAAAAAAGCCCAGCAATAATGCCGCTCTGCAGGGGGCCGGCCTGTTTATTGTTCTGGTTATGGTGTTGAAGCTCTTTTATACTCTTTTCACCCAGACGGCGGATCTGAGTATGATCTACGGCTTCATCGGAACTGTTATCCTCCTACTGCTTTGGGTTTATTTCGCCTGTCAGCTCTTTTTTATCTGTGCGGAGTTCACCTACGTCTCCGACAGCCTTGACCTGCTGGTTATAAACAAGATCCTCGACATCGATATGTCGGGTGGGAGAAAGCGTTTGGAGAGCTTCCTTTTCGGCAGGCTTGGTGCTGTATATGAAAGGTATGCGGACTACCACCGTGAAGGGGAGGTCTTGTTCCATCAGGGGGACGAGTCTAAAACTATTTATTACGTATACACAGGCTCCGTCGAGATAAGGAGGGCTGGAACGCCTGATTCGATAAGCAGTGTACGCAAAGGGGAGATCTTTGGCGAGATGGCATATCTCATAGACTGCCCCCGAACGGCAACGGCGGTTGCGGCGGAGAATTCCGTTATATTCAGCCTCGATCCCGATCTTTTTGATGAGCTTCTGCGGATCAATCATGCACTCTCCTACAGGATAATCAACATCCTTTCCAAAAGGCTAAAGGCAACAGATGAAAAAGTCTTTTGA
- a CDS encoding M15 family metallopeptidase: MLSAGGVSASMFPGFGEGEEPEPLCRETDKNRFNREYFKKIQDFDRTYSDDIHASMYDFKLLCSVQKKLKALQGYVGYGNFNILNFDDALTLMDRAGRLDTFTRDEHDFIERTFYRNAAEYGFYGEKILTELTLRVDENRMVKVPGTGHYIYKGEAYDTYRKITGEMKTLTLTSGVRSVVKQMYLFFSKAVETKGNLSQASRSLAPPGYSYHGCSDFDVGIKGWGYANFTDKFATTREYSRLLESGYMRIRYDRKNPYGVRFEPWHVKVV, from the coding sequence ATGCTCAGCGCCGGAGGTGTGTCCGCCTCCATGTTCCCCGGGTTTGGTGAGGGAGAAGAGCCGGAACCCCTCTGCAGAGAAACCGATAAGAACAGGTTCAACAGGGAATACTTCAAAAAAATCCAGGATTTCGACAGGACTTACAGCGATGATATCCACGCCTCCATGTATGACTTTAAGCTACTCTGCTCCGTACAGAAGAAGCTGAAAGCCCTGCAGGGGTATGTGGGCTACGGTAACTTTAATATCCTCAACTTCGATGACGCACTCACCCTTATGGACAGGGCTGGAAGGCTTGATACATTCACAAGGGATGAGCACGATTTTATAGAGAGAACCTTTTACAGGAACGCCGCCGAATACGGTTTCTACGGTGAAAAGATCCTTACGGAACTCACCCTCAGGGTGGATGAGAACAGGATGGTCAAGGTTCCCGGAACTGGACATTATATCTATAAAGGCGAGGCGTACGATACGTATCGAAAGATAACCGGAGAGATGAAGACGCTGACCCTAACCTCCGGTGTACGAAGCGTTGTAAAGCAGATGTACCTGTTCTTCAGTAAGGCTGTGGAAACTAAGGGCAACCTCAGCCAGGCCTCCCGTTCACTCGCTCCTCCGGGGTATTCGTACCACGGATGCAGTGACTTCGATGTGGGTATAAAAGGCTGGGGGTACGCCAACTTCACAGATAAGTTTGCCACCACAAGGGAGTACTCGAGACTGTTGGAATCCGGCTACATGAGGATCCGCTATGACCGTAAAAACCCCTACGGCGTCCGTTTTGAGCCGTGGCACGTCAAAGTGGTTTAG
- a CDS encoding OmpP1/FadL family transporter, which produces MLKRMFLYAVFLMMLVPSTVLASGFAINEQGAKALGMGGAFAAQADDPTAVYYNPAGITQLEGTQFSIGAAVITPSVSFESDGTTTVPGAYAGEDTTTEDRIFIVPNMYITHKVSDRFSIGLGSFTNFGLGTDWPDNWEGSFLIGGTNAEIKTYTLNPVVALEASDKLSLSFGFFYQQVDVNLESRLAPIMHPVLGELHRETDLIFNTESGEYGYNVGLLYEVNKNWKVGFSHRSSVKHTTKGDVKTSDNELIPALGARPYDAYNTDVTADLTLPAVTYLGTAYTRDKLTVEFDIQFTEWSSYDQLESVEVGLSKDKDWNDALALRLGGQYSFNEMFDLRLGLVRDYSPVPDETVDPMLPSGDRWLYTIGAGLNFGDLGIDLAYNYLQDEARDYDNQAGDFEYPAGVPQHMEGTYKDNYAHIFAVNVKYKF; this is translated from the coding sequence ATGCTTAAGCGGATGTTTCTATACGCTGTTTTTCTTATGATGCTTGTGCCTTCAACGGTTTTAGCAAGCGGTTTTGCTATTAACGAGCAGGGGGCAAAGGCCCTTGGAATGGGTGGAGCATTTGCCGCTCAGGCGGATGACCCCACTGCTGTTTACTATAATCCCGCTGGTATAACCCAGCTTGAGGGGACCCAGTTCTCCATCGGTGCTGCTGTTATTACACCCTCTGTAAGCTTCGAAAGTGACGGTACAACCACCGTACCCGGAGCCTACGCCGGTGAGGACACAACCACCGAGGACAGGATTTTCATCGTTCCCAACATGTACATAACCCATAAGGTTTCCGACAGGTTCAGCATCGGTCTCGGATCCTTCACAAACTTCGGCCTCGGAACGGACTGGCCCGATAACTGGGAGGGTTCATTCCTCATAGGCGGAACAAATGCAGAGATCAAAACCTACACGCTGAACCCCGTTGTTGCCCTTGAGGCCTCGGACAAGTTGAGCCTCTCCTTCGGCTTCTTCTATCAGCAGGTAGATGTAAACCTTGAAAGCAGGCTTGCTCCTATAATGCACCCCGTTCTCGGTGAGCTGCACAGGGAAACCGATCTTATATTCAACACCGAAAGCGGTGAATACGGCTACAATGTCGGCCTGCTCTATGAGGTTAACAAAAACTGGAAGGTAGGCTTCAGCCACCGTTCCTCCGTTAAGCACACCACGAAGGGTGATGTTAAAACCAGTGACAACGAGCTTATACCCGCCCTTGGAGCACGTCCCTATGATGCCTACAACACCGATGTAACGGCTGACCTTACACTCCCCGCCGTAACGTACCTCGGAACAGCATACACAAGGGATAAGCTCACTGTGGAGTTTGATATTCAGTTCACTGAATGGTCCAGCTACGACCAGCTTGAGTCTGTTGAGGTGGGTCTCAGTAAGGACAAGGACTGGAATGATGCCCTTGCGCTCCGTCTCGGCGGACAGTACAGCTTTAATGAGATGTTTGACCTCCGTCTCGGACTTGTGAGGGACTACTCCCCCGTACCCGATGAAACCGTTGACCCCATGCTCCCCTCCGGCGACAGATGGCTTTACACTATCGGTGCCGGTCTTAATTTCGGCGACCTCGGTATCGACCTTGCATATAACTACCTCCAGGATGAGGCTAGGGATTACGATAACCAGGCGGGTGATTTCGAGTACCCCGCAGGCGTTCCCCAGCATATGGAAGGAACCTACAAAGACAACTACGCTCACATCTTTGCTGTGAACGTTAAATACAAGTTCTAA
- a CDS encoding cache domain-containing protein, translating to MIINNIRNSIRNKILLATSSVTLCILFISGIILYQFIKSEIEDRIGKQLDRTAESLAEYIETAIETAAVQRLEGINSERLRQLNYINELESTGVITPAEASLQIQERAVNSPMEGGFAVIKSPAGKRLSYTGGISPPVMPDTEPGEFRQILFNGEPYMTHTVVIPYRGWIMVTAVPLKAFKDSIRSDSVRRDILSRRFGTSGYSYIIDTEGYIVVHPVLDNTSVMESKDATGRYFIKELVEKRNGRTYYPWKNPGEDASREKVASHRYIPWLGWIAATSSYIDEIYSPLYTIRAYFVGILTLSLALMILASLWVSSSILNPIKELTRTLKKAETDTSVRMNVRAEDETGELAEIFNSYMEKLEEYQSRLQKDILKREEAEKNLIRSLEIEKVVSDISTRFINTTGENSGTSIIFALERICRTLGSGRVSIFSMVDSKTAKCTYSWSVDGRFSSGERIPMDKSLPWLEKKLKMFRSVHIKSLSDIFGTADTDAEFFKGRGTESFLTIPMSVETEKDSFILFEFFEETGRDIENKTNSLKIFSDIIANTFKRRIWEDSLQSAYDILEKRVDERTEELNEKNKMLENFNRNLEEKVYEETSKLRKQEQLLTQQAKMAAMGEMIGAIAHQWRQPLNALAIIIQDIEEAQEFGELDEAYIKEAVPLAMKQINHMSMTIDDFRNFFRPSKSMERMDVTLAIIEVITLVSSSLNNNMIDINLTSRRGERIYLDIAQITKLIERGMLHRQAHHSIYVDGYPNEFKHVILNIINNSKDEIIHQRKNHGHDYQGLVFIDVNAEGGDVRIAIKDTGGGLPESELTKIFEPYYTTKDTQKGTGIGLYMAKVIIENNMNGKLTARNSSKGAEFIISLKEST from the coding sequence ATGATTATCAACAATATACGCAACAGTATAAGAAATAAAATCCTACTTGCCACCTCCTCGGTTACGCTGTGCATTCTTTTTATAAGCGGAATAATCCTCTACCAGTTTATTAAGTCGGAGATTGAAGACAGGATCGGCAAACAACTGGACAGAACCGCAGAAAGCCTTGCTGAGTATATAGAAACAGCCATTGAAACAGCTGCAGTACAAAGGCTTGAGGGTATAAACTCCGAACGCCTCCGGCAGCTTAACTACATTAATGAACTTGAATCCACCGGCGTGATTACCCCCGCCGAAGCCTCACTACAGATACAGGAAAGAGCTGTAAACAGCCCCATGGAAGGGGGGTTTGCTGTCATCAAGAGTCCCGCCGGCAAGCGGCTCAGCTATACCGGCGGCATATCACCACCTGTGATGCCGGATACTGAGCCTGGTGAATTCAGGCAGATTCTTTTCAACGGCGAGCCTTACATGACCCATACCGTTGTAATACCTTATCGCGGATGGATCATGGTTACGGCTGTTCCACTCAAGGCCTTTAAAGACAGCATCCGCAGTGATTCTGTCCGCCGGGATATACTATCCAGGAGATTCGGAACCAGCGGATACTCCTATATCATCGATACAGAAGGCTACATCGTTGTGCATCCCGTCCTCGACAATACCTCGGTAATGGAAAGCAAGGATGCCACAGGGCGTTATTTTATCAAAGAACTTGTTGAGAAAAGGAATGGACGAACATACTACCCGTGGAAAAACCCCGGTGAGGACGCTAGCAGGGAGAAGGTTGCCAGCCACCGGTATATACCATGGCTCGGCTGGATTGCCGCAACCTCAAGCTACATAGATGAAATATACAGCCCTCTTTACACCATCCGGGCATACTTTGTGGGGATCCTCACCCTCTCCCTTGCACTCATGATTCTCGCCTCCCTATGGGTATCATCATCCATCCTGAACCCCATCAAGGAACTGACCCGGACCCTCAAAAAGGCAGAAACGGACACATCCGTGAGAATGAATGTACGTGCAGAGGATGAGACAGGCGAGCTCGCCGAGATATTCAACTCATATATGGAGAAGCTGGAGGAGTACCAAAGCAGGCTTCAAAAGGATATCCTGAAAAGAGAGGAAGCGGAAAAAAACCTTATCCGCAGCCTGGAGATCGAGAAGGTTGTCTCCGACATATCCACCAGATTCATAAATACAACAGGGGAAAACTCCGGAACATCAATTATCTTCGCACTGGAAAGGATATGCAGAACCCTGGGCTCGGGGCGTGTCTCCATCTTCTCCATGGTGGACAGCAAAACTGCAAAATGCACATACTCATGGAGTGTGGATGGCAGATTCTCCAGCGGGGAGAGGATCCCCATGGACAAATCCCTCCCATGGCTTGAAAAGAAACTCAAAATGTTCAGAAGCGTCCACATCAAAAGTCTAAGCGATATTTTCGGTACGGCAGATACCGATGCCGAGTTCTTTAAAGGACGAGGAACTGAGTCCTTCCTCACAATCCCCATGAGTGTGGAGACCGAGAAGGATTCATTCATCCTGTTCGAGTTTTTCGAAGAAACGGGAAGGGATATAGAGAATAAAACAAACTCCCTTAAGATCTTCAGCGATATAATCGCAAACACCTTCAAAAGAAGGATCTGGGAAGACTCGCTCCAAAGCGCCTACGATATACTTGAAAAAAGGGTGGACGAAAGAACCGAGGAGCTGAACGAAAAGAACAAGATGCTTGAAAACTTCAACCGAAACCTAGAGGAAAAGGTCTATGAGGAGACTTCAAAACTGAGAAAACAGGAACAGCTCCTCACCCAGCAGGCAAAGATGGCCGCAATGGGGGAGATGATAGGGGCGATTGCGCATCAGTGGAGACAGCCCCTCAACGCCCTTGCAATCATCATTCAGGATATCGAGGAAGCGCAGGAGTTTGGAGAACTGGATGAGGCATACATAAAAGAAGCTGTCCCCCTCGCCATGAAACAGATAAACCATATGTCCATGACCATAGACGATTTCCGCAACTTCTTCCGCCCCAGCAAATCGATGGAGCGTATGGATGTAACACTGGCCATAATAGAGGTCATAACCCTCGTATCCTCCTCCCTGAACAACAACATGATCGACATTAACCTCACCAGCCGAAGAGGTGAGCGCATCTATCTCGATATCGCCCAGATAACAAAGCTCATCGAGCGGGGGATGCTCCACAGGCAGGCACACCACAGCATATATGTGGACGGATACCCAAACGAGTTCAAGCACGTTATCCTGAATATCATAAACAACAGTAAGGACGAGATAATACACCAGCGCAAAAACCATGGACACGATTACCAGGGGCTTGTTTTCATAGATGTTAATGCAGAGGGGGGCGACGTAAGGATCGCCATCAAAGATACCGGTGGGGGGCTCCCCGAGAGTGAGCTTACAAAGATCTTTGAGCCCTATTACACAACAAAGGATACCCAGAAGGGAACGGGCATAGGGCTTTATATGGCGAAGGTAATCATTGAGAACAATATGAACGGAAAACTCACCGCAAGAAACAGCTCAAAGGGTGCGGAATTTATCATATCGCTCAAGGAATCCACGTAA
- a CDS encoding DUF2325 domain-containing protein, producing MTVSVVGGLDRLKRDYIKAGKKKGVRTKVILKKQKHIDDILSNSDAIVLLTSNIAHGVANKARSIAKQKDVPLFQIHNCSVSSVEDSINDCITCMEQGVCSVNCLNCEKFKEASNQ from the coding sequence ATGACCGTATCAGTAGTAGGCGGACTCGACAGACTGAAAAGGGATTACATAAAAGCAGGAAAGAAGAAGGGTGTAAGAACTAAGGTCATCCTGAAAAAACAGAAGCACATAGATGATATACTTTCGAACTCCGATGCCATCGTTCTGCTCACCTCAAATATAGCCCACGGTGTAGCAAACAAAGCTAGGAGCATAGCAAAGCAGAAGGATGTCCCCCTCTTCCAGATCCACAACTGCAGTGTAAGCAGTGTGGAGGACAGTATAAACGACTGCATCACCTGTATGGAGCAGGGCGTATGCTCTGTTAACTGTCTCAATTGCGAAAAATTTAAGGAAGCTTCGAACCAGTAA